One region of Chryseobacterium sp. SORGH_AS_0447 genomic DNA includes:
- the serS gene encoding serine--tRNA ligase codes for MLQVNFLRDNKERVLEGLQKRQFKNLELVDEAIATDEERKKIQFELDSQLSEINKISKEIGLLMKEGKREEAESAKSKTAQYKESTSELKSQLDVKEKELINILYQLPNIPNEQVKSGASADDNEIIYQSHDVEGLGEGAIPHWELAKKYNLIDFELGVKIAGAGFPVYLGKGARLQRALVQYFLDKNVEKGYTEVNPPHVVNEASGYGTGQLPDKEGQMYYIQADDLYLIPTAEVPVTNLYRDVLLDEKDLPIKNTAFSQCYRREAGSYGAHVRGLNRLHQFEKVEIVRIEKPENSYAVLEEMVEHIKEILSDLELPYRVLRLCGGDTGFASAMTYDFEVWSAAQEKWLEVSSVSNFETFQANRLKCRYKADGKSQLVHTLNGSAMALPRIMAALLENNQTEEGIKLPKKIAEYARFDVIN; via the coding sequence ATGTTACAAGTCAATTTTTTGCGCGACAACAAAGAGCGCGTTTTAGAAGGTCTTCAAAAAAGACAATTCAAGAATCTTGAGTTGGTAGACGAGGCTATTGCTACTGACGAAGAAAGAAAAAAAATTCAGTTTGAATTGGATTCCCAGCTTTCCGAAATCAATAAAATCTCCAAAGAAATCGGGCTTTTAATGAAAGAAGGAAAGAGAGAGGAAGCGGAATCTGCAAAATCTAAAACCGCACAGTACAAAGAGTCGACCTCAGAATTGAAGTCTCAGTTGGATGTAAAGGAGAAAGAATTAATCAACATTCTATACCAGCTGCCGAATATTCCGAACGAGCAGGTTAAAAGCGGTGCTTCTGCAGATGATAATGAGATTATTTATCAGTCTCATGACGTAGAAGGTCTCGGAGAAGGAGCGATCCCACACTGGGAACTGGCGAAAAAATATAACTTAATCGATTTTGAGCTGGGGGTTAAAATTGCCGGCGCAGGATTCCCTGTTTATCTAGGAAAAGGAGCGAGGTTGCAAAGAGCGCTGGTTCAGTATTTTTTAGATAAGAATGTTGAAAAAGGGTATACCGAAGTCAATCCGCCACACGTAGTGAATGAAGCTTCAGGATACGGAACAGGGCAGCTGCCGGATAAGGAAGGGCAGATGTACTACATCCAGGCAGATGATTTATACCTGATCCCTACGGCGGAAGTTCCGGTAACGAATCTTTACCGTGATGTTTTGCTGGACGAAAAGGATTTACCGATAAAAAATACGGCTTTCTCTCAGTGCTACAGAAGAGAAGCGGGAAGCTACGGAGCTCATGTAAGAGGTCTGAACCGTCTTCACCAGTTTGAAAAAGTAGAAATCGTAAGAATCGAAAAGCCTGAAAATTCTTATGCGGTGCTGGAAGAAATGGTAGAACACATTAAGGAAATCCTAAGCGATCTTGAATTACCATACCGGGTATTAAGGCTTTGCGGCGGCGATACCGGTTTCGCCTCTGCCATGACGTATGATTTCGAAGTATGGAGCGCTGCGCAGGAAAAATGGCTGGAAGTAAGCTCCGTATCCAATTTTGAGACTTTCCAGGCTAACCGATTGAAATGCCGTTATAAAGCAGACGGAAAATCCCAGCTGGTCCACACCCTGAACGGTTCTGCAATGGCCTTACCGAGAATCATGGCCGCCCTTCTGGAGAACAATCAGACGGAGGAAGGTATAAAGCTTCCGAAGAAGATTGCTGAATATGCGAGATTTGATGTGATCAACTAA